A DNA window from Micromonospora inyonensis contains the following coding sequences:
- a CDS encoding LacI family DNA-binding transcriptional regulator, with the protein MATLADVARRAGVSPATASRVINGSSKTVTEELRDRVLRAVADLRYVPNAHAQLLARPHRSVVGVIVHDVSDPYFAEVTRGLQRVATARGKLLIICNSYRDPERELEYVDLLRGQQVAAMILAGSGYHDDSFTTRLNEQLAAYEATGGRVAVIGRHEHAGDAVMPANENGAYLLARELLALGHRRIGVVAGPRLLTTTTDRLAGLRRALAERELTLPEEHVRYAEFDRDSGAGAAAVLLDAVPGVTAVVALNDSMAIGALSLLRARGVAVPGQVSVTGFDDMPIARDVTPALTTVRLPLVEMGARAMALALEPVAAGGRIEVLDAGVVLRDTTGPAPA; encoded by the coding sequence ATGGCGACGCTGGCCGACGTCGCCCGACGGGCCGGGGTCTCCCCCGCGACCGCGTCGCGGGTCATCAACGGCAGCAGCAAGACCGTCACCGAGGAGCTGCGCGACCGGGTGCTGCGGGCCGTGGCCGACCTGCGCTACGTCCCGAACGCCCACGCCCAGCTCCTGGCCCGTCCCCACCGCAGCGTGGTCGGCGTCATCGTGCACGACGTCTCCGACCCGTACTTCGCCGAGGTCACCCGAGGGCTGCAGCGGGTGGCGACCGCACGCGGCAAGCTGCTCATCATCTGCAACAGCTACCGGGACCCGGAACGGGAACTGGAGTACGTCGACCTGCTGCGCGGCCAACAGGTCGCGGCGATGATCCTGGCCGGCTCCGGCTACCACGACGACAGCTTCACCACCCGGCTCAACGAACAGCTCGCCGCGTACGAGGCGACCGGCGGCCGGGTCGCGGTCATCGGACGCCACGAGCACGCCGGCGACGCGGTGATGCCGGCGAACGAGAACGGCGCGTACCTGCTGGCCCGGGAGCTGCTCGCGCTCGGTCACCGGCGGATCGGGGTGGTGGCCGGCCCCCGGCTGCTCACCACGACCACCGACCGGTTGGCCGGGCTGCGCCGCGCCCTCGCCGAGCGGGAGCTGACCCTGCCCGAGGAGCACGTCCGCTACGCCGAGTTCGACCGGGACAGCGGGGCCGGGGCGGCGGCCGTCCTCCTCGACGCGGTGCCCGGCGTGACGGCGGTCGTGGCACTCAACGACTCCATGGCCATCGGCGCGCTGTCGCTGCTGCGGGCCCGGGGGGTGGCCGTGCCCGGCCAGGTCTCGGTCACCGGCTTCGACGACATGCCGATCGCCCGCGACGTCACGCCGGCCCTGACCACCGTCCGGCTCCCGCTGGTCGAGATGGGGGCACGGGCGATGGCCCTCGCGCTGGAGCCGGTGGCCGCCGGCGGCCGGATCGAGGTGCTCGACGCCGGGGTGGTCCTGCGCGACACCACCGGCCCCGCCCCGGCCTGA
- a CDS encoding ABC transporter permease, producing the protein MSALTGTGRLVGLVLRRDRVRLALWVLGTPLLTAALAASVAGLYAGERDRITYATTAAASLVARAFNGPVAGPSMGSVVFAESYLTLAVLTALLSTFTVVRHTRQNEETGRAELLGASVLGRYAPLTAALLVTVAANLITAALVAVALVGADLPAGGSIATAAAIATVGVSFAAVAAVTAQLSGSSRGANALAAAAVGVAFVLRAAGDVFGDATPDGQRVVSAWPAWLSPLGWATQVRPYGGERWWVLVLPVALLVAATVAAYLLTNRRDLGAGLLASRRGPARASRALLSPVGLAWRLQRPALLGWAVGVAVLGFGMGLAADEVENMVGENAAAAEAISQLGGGADLVDAYLTAMIGIFALTIGAYVVQAVLRTRAEESDGTLEVALAAAVSRRRWLAGHLSTAVLGATGLMLLAGGTTGLGYATVAGDPVGRVGELTGAALVRVPALLVLAGVVVLFFGLVPRAATGLSWATLIVFLLFGQLGAVLDLPQAVLDLSPYTHVPALPAAGFAVLPLAVLTGVAVLLLAAGATGFRRRDVPS; encoded by the coding sequence GTGAGCGCCCTCACCGGCACCGGCCGCCTGGTCGGGTTGGTGCTGCGCCGAGACCGGGTCCGGCTGGCGCTCTGGGTGCTCGGCACGCCGCTGCTGACCGCCGCGCTGGCCGCCAGCGTCGCCGGCCTCTACGCCGGGGAACGGGACCGGATCACGTACGCCACCACCGCGGCGGCCAGCCTGGTCGCCCGCGCGTTCAACGGCCCGGTCGCCGGACCGAGCATGGGCTCGGTGGTCTTCGCCGAGTCGTACCTGACCCTCGCCGTGCTCACCGCGCTGCTGAGCACCTTCACCGTGGTCCGGCACACCCGGCAGAACGAGGAGACCGGGCGGGCCGAACTGCTCGGCGCGTCCGTGCTCGGCCGGTACGCCCCGCTCACCGCCGCCCTGCTGGTCACCGTCGCGGCCAACCTGATCACCGCCGCGCTGGTCGCCGTCGCCCTGGTCGGCGCGGACCTTCCGGCCGGCGGATCGATCGCGACCGCCGCCGCGATCGCCACCGTCGGGGTCTCCTTCGCGGCCGTCGCCGCGGTGACCGCCCAGCTCTCCGGCAGCTCCCGGGGCGCGAACGCGCTGGCCGCGGCGGCGGTCGGGGTGGCGTTCGTGCTCCGCGCCGCCGGCGACGTGTTCGGCGACGCCACCCCGGACGGTCAGCGGGTGGTCAGCGCCTGGCCCGCCTGGCTCTCCCCGCTCGGCTGGGCGACCCAGGTGCGACCGTACGGCGGCGAGCGGTGGTGGGTGCTCGTACTGCCCGTGGCGCTGCTGGTCGCGGCGACCGTGGCGGCGTACCTGCTGACGAACCGGCGGGACCTCGGGGCCGGTCTGCTCGCCAGCCGGCGCGGGCCGGCGCGGGCATCCCGGGCCCTGCTCAGCCCGGTCGGTCTGGCGTGGCGGTTGCAGCGCCCGGCCCTGCTCGGCTGGGCGGTCGGTGTCGCGGTGCTCGGCTTCGGCATGGGGCTCGCCGCCGACGAGGTCGAGAACATGGTCGGCGAGAACGCGGCGGCGGCCGAGGCGATCAGCCAACTCGGTGGTGGGGCGGACCTGGTCGACGCGTACCTGACCGCGATGATCGGCATCTTCGCGTTGACGATCGGCGCGTACGTCGTGCAGGCCGTGCTGCGGACCCGTGCCGAGGAGTCCGACGGGACCCTGGAGGTGGCGCTCGCCGCCGCCGTCAGCCGGCGACGCTGGCTGGCCGGGCACCTGTCCACCGCCGTGCTCGGCGCCACCGGCCTGATGCTCCTGGCCGGGGGGACCACCGGACTCGGGTACGCCACCGTCGCCGGTGACCCGGTCGGCCGGGTCGGTGAGCTGACCGGGGCGGCCCTGGTCCGGGTGCCGGCACTGCTGGTGCTGGCCGGGGTGGTGGTGCTGTTCTTCGGGCTGGTGCCCCGCGCGGCGACGGGCCTGTCCTGGGCGACGCTGATCGTGTTCCTGCTGTTCGGGCAGCTCGGGGCGGTGCTGGACCTGCCGCAGGCGGTGCTGGACCTCTCCCCGTACACGCACGTGCCGGCCCTGCCGGCGGCCGGGTTCGCCGTGCTGCCGCTGGCCGTGCTCACCGGGGTGGCGGTGCTGCTGCTCGCCGCCGGGGCGACCGGCTTCCGTCGCCGCGACGTCCCGAGCTGA
- a CDS encoding ABC transporter ATP-binding protein, translating into MAVIAVNDLVKTFGRTRALDGLDLRVEAGEVHGFLGPNGSGKSTTIRVLLGLLRWDSGEVRLLGGDPWRDAVALHRRLAYVPGDVNLWPNLSGGEAIDLLGALRGGLDRRRRDELLQRFDLDPTKKCRTYSKGNRQKVAIVAAFAADVVLYVLDEPTAGLDPLMEAVFQDEVRRIRRDGGTVLLSSHVLAEVEALCDRVSIIREGRTVESGTLAELRHLTRLSVTVETARPVTGLDRLAGTQLVNQADDRLQLEVDPAHLDELLGHLIRFGVRSLTSAPPTLEELFLAHYGDRVTPTATVPAAQR; encoded by the coding sequence ATGGCCGTCATCGCGGTCAACGACCTGGTCAAGACCTTCGGCCGCACCCGGGCCCTGGACGGGCTCGACCTGCGCGTCGAGGCGGGGGAGGTGCACGGCTTCCTCGGCCCGAACGGCTCCGGCAAGTCCACCACCATCCGCGTCCTGCTCGGACTGCTGCGCTGGGACTCCGGGGAGGTGCGCCTGCTCGGCGGCGATCCGTGGCGTGACGCGGTGGCGCTGCACCGCCGCCTCGCGTACGTCCCCGGTGACGTCAACCTCTGGCCGAACCTCTCCGGTGGTGAGGCGATCGACCTGCTCGGGGCCCTGCGCGGCGGGCTCGACCGGCGGCGCCGCGACGAGTTGCTCCAGCGGTTCGACCTCGATCCGACGAAGAAGTGCCGCACCTACTCCAAGGGCAACCGGCAGAAGGTGGCCATCGTCGCGGCCTTCGCCGCCGACGTCGTGCTGTACGTGCTGGACGAGCCGACCGCCGGCCTGGACCCGCTGATGGAGGCGGTGTTCCAGGACGAGGTCCGGCGGATCAGGCGCGACGGTGGCACCGTGCTGCTCTCCAGTCACGTGCTCGCCGAGGTCGAGGCGCTCTGCGACCGGGTCAGCATCATCCGGGAGGGACGCACCGTCGAGTCCGGCACCCTCGCCGAACTGCGCCACCTCACCCGGCTGTCGGTCACCGTCGAGACCGCGCGCCCGGTGACCGGGCTGGACCGCCTCGCCGGCACCCAGCTCGTCAACCAGGCCGACGACCGGCTCCAGTTGGAGGTCGACCCCGCCCACCTGGACGAGCTGCTCGGTCACCTGATCCGGTTCGGTGTGCGGTCGCTGACCAGCGCCCCGCCCACCCTGGAGGAGCTGTTCCTGGCCCACTACGGCGACCGGGTCACCCCGACCGCGACCGTGCCGGCGGCGCAGCGGTGA
- a CDS encoding TetR family transcriptional regulator → MVDEEPGDTRGRILRTALDLFSAHGYQRTSLREIAERLRLTKAAILYHFPTKEDLLAALVEPLLTDLETLLATAGALPPERGRWALLEGFVDTMLAHRRPLGMLFHDMALVARGPTYQRLVQFALRANEIVAGPNGDRRDRIWASQAIAMCSDPVVFFLDVPPDVLRADMLDGAHRLLDGPPAPEVPTGPRRPGRPRAMSSGQIATARRMHAAGRHSVEEIAAALGVSRATVYRHLGDE, encoded by the coding sequence GTGGTGGACGAGGAGCCGGGCGACACCCGGGGCAGGATCCTGCGGACCGCGCTGGACCTCTTCTCCGCGCACGGCTACCAACGCACGTCGCTACGCGAGATCGCCGAGCGGCTCCGGCTGACCAAGGCGGCCATCCTCTACCACTTCCCCACGAAGGAGGACCTGCTCGCAGCCCTGGTCGAGCCGCTGCTGACCGACCTGGAGACCCTGCTGGCGACGGCCGGTGCCCTACCGCCGGAGCGGGGCCGCTGGGCCCTGCTCGAGGGGTTCGTGGACACCATGCTCGCGCACCGCCGACCGCTGGGCATGCTCTTCCACGACATGGCACTGGTCGCCCGTGGTCCCACGTACCAACGACTGGTGCAGTTCGCGCTGCGGGCGAACGAGATCGTCGCCGGGCCGAACGGCGACCGGCGGGACCGGATCTGGGCCAGCCAGGCGATCGCCATGTGCTCCGACCCGGTGGTCTTCTTCCTCGACGTCCCCCCGGACGTGCTGCGCGCGGACATGCTCGACGGGGCGCACCGGCTGCTGGACGGCCCGCCCGCCCCCGAGGTGCCGACCGGCCCCCGCCGGCCGGGCCGGCCCCGCGCGATGAGCAGCGGCCAGATCGCCACCGCCCGGCGGATGCACGCGGCCGGCAGACACTCGGTCGAGGAGATCGCCGCCGCCCTGGGCGTCTCCCGGGCCACGGTCTACCGACACCTGGGCGACGAATAG
- a CDS encoding iron chelate uptake ABC transporter family permease subunit, with protein MPVLLVALVASIGAAVTIGPADISIRTVWTVVADRLGLLDSDLPVLREHIVWRLRLPRVLGAALVGAGLAAVGAVMQTVTRNPLADPYLLGVSSGASLGAVAVLVVGLGNGVAALTGGALAGALAAFVVVIAVAGRRGALEPTRVVLAGVAVAQLCAAATSFVIIWVADPHATQSITFWLSGSLARVDWTALAWASPVLAAVLALVAAHARRLNAFAFGEDAAAALGVPVGRVRWLLLVATALLTAVLVAISGAIGFVGLILPHAVRFLTGADHRRLLPAVVPAGAIFVVWVDTAARTLFEPRELPVGVLTALLGVPAFVVLLHRRRARD; from the coding sequence GTGCCCGTGCTGCTGGTCGCCCTGGTGGCGTCGATCGGGGCGGCGGTCACCATCGGGCCCGCCGACATCTCGATACGGACGGTGTGGACCGTGGTGGCCGACCGGCTGGGGCTGCTCGACTCCGACCTGCCGGTGCTGCGCGAGCACATCGTCTGGCGGCTACGGCTGCCCCGGGTGCTCGGCGCGGCTCTGGTCGGGGCGGGGCTGGCGGCGGTCGGCGCGGTGATGCAGACCGTCACCCGTAACCCGCTGGCCGACCCGTACCTGCTCGGCGTCTCCTCCGGGGCGTCGCTGGGCGCGGTCGCGGTCCTGGTCGTCGGTCTCGGCAACGGCGTCGCCGCGCTGACCGGGGGTGCCCTCGCCGGTGCGCTCGCCGCGTTCGTCGTCGTGATCGCCGTGGCCGGTCGGCGGGGTGCCCTCGAACCCACCCGGGTGGTGCTCGCCGGGGTGGCCGTCGCGCAGCTCTGCGCCGCGGCGACCTCCTTCGTCATCATCTGGGTCGCCGACCCGCACGCCACCCAGAGCATCACCTTCTGGCTCTCCGGTTCACTGGCCCGGGTCGACTGGACCGCGCTGGCCTGGGCCTCGCCGGTGCTGGCCGCCGTGCTCGCCCTGGTGGCGGCACACGCCCGCCGGCTCAACGCGTTCGCCTTCGGCGAGGACGCCGCCGCGGCCCTCGGCGTCCCGGTCGGCCGGGTCCGCTGGCTGCTGCTGGTCGCCACCGCGCTGCTCACCGCCGTGCTCGTGGCGATCAGCGGCGCGATCGGCTTCGTCGGGTTGATCCTGCCGCACGCCGTCCGCTTCCTCACCGGGGCGGACCACCGGCGGCTGCTGCCCGCCGTCGTCCCGGCCGGCGCGATCTTCGTGGTCTGGGTGGACACCGCCGCGCGGACCCTGTTCGAGCCCCGGGAACTGCCGGTCGGCGTGCTGACCGCGCTGCTCGGCGTGCCCGCCTTCGTGGTGCTGCTGCACCGGCGGAGGGCACGGGACTGA
- a CDS encoding ABC transporter substrate-binding protein — MRERALSTVSRRVAAPLTVLIVLLGGCGTGDDSTPAAPQPVTAVDLTNCGTPVRVAAPPRRAVTMNQPATEIMLALGLADRMAGTAYLDDAILPEYATPYASVPVLAEKYPSKEKLLEAEPDFVYGSFHSAFGDEGAGDRTGLARLGIGTYLSPAGCPAPHRPAKLTIDHVFGEIRDVAAIFGVPDRAEKLIADQRTRIATAAGRVDGAGDLSVLWWDEGTDAPSVGSCCGTPGLIMSSVGVGNAFADLTGDWADSGWETLAERDPDVIVLVDAAWDTAAAKKAFLTGHPTLRHLRAVSGQRFVVIPFSATSAGVRVVRGVEALAEGVVRIPDGTGR, encoded by the coding sequence ATGCGCGAGCGCGCTCTGTCCACCGTGTCCCGGCGCGTCGCCGCGCCGCTGACCGTCCTCATCGTCCTGCTCGGCGGCTGCGGCACCGGGGACGACTCCACCCCGGCTGCCCCGCAGCCGGTCACCGCGGTCGACCTGACCAACTGCGGCACGCCGGTCCGGGTGGCCGCGCCGCCCCGGCGGGCGGTGACCATGAACCAGCCCGCCACCGAGATCATGCTGGCCCTCGGGCTGGCCGACCGGATGGCCGGTACGGCCTACCTGGACGACGCCATCCTGCCGGAGTACGCCACCCCGTACGCCTCGGTGCCGGTGCTGGCCGAGAAGTACCCCTCGAAGGAGAAGCTGCTCGAGGCCGAGCCCGACTTCGTCTACGGCTCCTTCCACAGTGCCTTCGGCGACGAGGGCGCCGGTGACCGGACCGGGCTGGCGAGGCTCGGTATCGGGACGTACCTCTCCCCGGCCGGCTGTCCCGCGCCGCACCGGCCGGCGAAGCTGACCATCGACCACGTGTTCGGTGAGATCCGGGACGTCGCGGCCATCTTCGGCGTACCCGATCGGGCCGAGAAGCTCATCGCCGACCAGCGGACCCGGATCGCCACGGCCGCCGGCCGGGTCGACGGTGCCGGGGACCTCTCCGTGCTCTGGTGGGACGAAGGGACCGACGCGCCGAGTGTGGGCTCCTGCTGCGGCACTCCCGGCCTCATCATGTCCTCGGTCGGGGTCGGAAACGCGTTCGCCGACCTGACCGGCGACTGGGCCGACAGCGGCTGGGAGACCCTCGCCGAACGCGATCCCGACGTGATCGTGCTGGTCGACGCGGCATGGGACACGGCCGCCGCGAAGAAGGCGTTCCTGACCGGCCACCCCACGCTGCGGCACCTCAGGGCGGTGAGCGGGCAGCGCTTCGTCGTCATCCCCTTCTCCGCCACCTCCGCCGGGGTGCGCGTCGTGCGCGGCGTCGAGGCGCTCGCCGAAGGCGTCGTCCGGATCCCCGACGGGACCGGGCGCTGA
- a CDS encoding HD domain-containing protein encodes MDFPSYLGTMPMHAITEIHGEPGLLERFRLEVGAFDADARRRLTEALDLAAELHRDDRRVREPYLNHLLRVAIRLMHHYQVRDVDVIVAGLLHDAVEDHPADLAGEVGDGVDPVPAALAVLADRFGHRVARLVAAVTNPTWDPDRDRHVQYREHVAASLDRDPWARVIKISDFTDNGVGVIHTTGPKVLSSARKYRPLVPILRELIARPDTPLAPAVKEHIFAQLDLAEERFRAILDDPAPTH; translated from the coding sequence ATGGATTTCCCCTCGTACCTGGGCACGATGCCGATGCACGCGATCACGGAGATCCACGGCGAGCCCGGCCTGCTGGAACGCTTCCGGCTGGAGGTCGGCGCCTTCGACGCCGACGCGCGACGGCGCCTGACCGAGGCCCTCGACCTCGCCGCCGAGCTGCACCGCGACGACCGGCGGGTGCGCGAGCCGTACCTGAACCACCTGCTGCGGGTGGCCATCCGCCTGATGCACCACTACCAGGTCCGCGACGTCGACGTGATCGTCGCGGGTCTGCTGCACGACGCCGTGGAGGACCATCCGGCCGACCTGGCCGGCGAGGTCGGCGACGGTGTCGATCCGGTCCCGGCCGCCCTCGCCGTGCTGGCCGACCGGTTCGGTCACCGGGTCGCCCGGCTGGTCGCGGCGGTCACCAACCCGACCTGGGACCCGGACCGGGACCGCCACGTCCAGTACCGGGAGCACGTCGCGGCCAGCCTGGACCGGGACCCGTGGGCGCGGGTCATCAAGATCTCCGACTTCACCGACAACGGCGTCGGAGTGATCCACACGACCGGGCCGAAGGTGCTCTCGTCGGCCCGCAAGTACCGCCCGCTGGTCCCGATCCTGCGGGAACTGATCGCCCGGCCCGACACGCCGCTCGCGCCCGCCGTCAAGGAGCACATCTTCGCCCAGCTCGACCTCGCCGAGGAGCGCTTCCGGGCGATCCTGGACGACCCCGCCCCCACCCACTGA
- a CDS encoding ABC transporter ATP-binding protein has protein sequence MLDVTGVSWSVAARRILDDVTCAVPTGSLVGLLGPNGCGKTTLLRIVARLTRADQGRVTVDGDDLASLSRSTLARRAALLAQHADTDLDLTVAEVVLLGRIPHRRSWWSDTAADREVATEALARVDLDGYADRRWHTLSGGERQRAQLARALAQRPRLLLLDEPTNHLDIGHQLHLLHLVRRAGITTLAALHDLNLAAMFCDTVVVLAGGRVVATGAPTDVLTPRLLSDVYGVHADVAAHPVTGRPTITYHPPAS, from the coding sequence ATGCTCGACGTCACCGGCGTGTCCTGGTCCGTGGCGGCCCGGCGGATCCTCGACGACGTGACCTGCGCGGTGCCGACGGGCAGTCTCGTCGGGCTGCTCGGGCCGAACGGCTGCGGCAAGACGACCCTGCTGCGGATCGTCGCCCGGCTCACCCGCGCCGACCAGGGCCGGGTCACCGTCGACGGCGACGACCTCGCCAGCCTCTCCCGCTCCACGTTGGCCCGTCGGGCGGCGCTGCTCGCCCAGCACGCCGACACCGACCTCGACCTCACCGTCGCCGAGGTGGTGCTGCTGGGCCGCATCCCGCACCGCCGTTCCTGGTGGTCGGACACCGCCGCCGACCGGGAGGTCGCGACCGAGGCGCTCGCCCGGGTCGACCTGGACGGCTACGCGGACCGTCGCTGGCACACGCTCTCCGGCGGTGAACGGCAGCGGGCGCAACTGGCCCGCGCGCTGGCACAGCGACCGCGACTGCTGCTGCTCGACGAGCCCACCAACCACCTGGACATCGGCCACCAGCTGCACCTGCTGCACCTGGTCCGCCGCGCCGGCATCACCACCCTCGCCGCACTGCACGACCTCAACCTCGCCGCCATGTTCTGCGACACCGTGGTGGTGCTGGCCGGCGGTCGGGTCGTCGCCACCGGCGCACCCACCGACGTCCTCACCCCGCGGCTGCTCAGCGACGTCTACGGCGTCCACGCCGACGTCGCGGCGCACCCGGTCACCGGGCGGCCCACCATCACCTACCACCCGCCCGCGTCATGA
- a CDS encoding (2Fe-2S) ferredoxin domain-containing protein — translation MPTRSCSSRRTCHPTGTWTPGSAGPTRTGRPVYARPPRVSVTGPLADQPALVTAITQAVTGPCHPLVGSPGPFRSPAWSRLTPHRHHVLVCRGPRCTAYGANQVADRLTRELVRHGLGDDDALVTPTGCLFPCDLGPLVVVHPDDIWYEQVDPELAGRIVDEHLRRGQPVDGQRPRSRP, via the coding sequence GTGCCGACGAGGTCCTGCTCGTCCCGACGCACCTGCCACCCGACCGGTACCTGGACACCTGGATCCGCCGGGCCCACGCGCACTGGGCGGCCGGTTTACGCGCGACCGCCCCGGGTCTCGGTCACCGGACCCCTGGCCGACCAACCCGCACTGGTCACCGCGATCACGCAGGCGGTCACCGGCCCGTGCCACCCGCTCGTCGGCAGTCCCGGCCCGTTCCGCAGCCCCGCCTGGTCGCGCCTCACCCCGCACCGCCACCACGTCCTGGTCTGCCGGGGGCCACGCTGCACCGCCTACGGGGCGAACCAGGTCGCCGACCGCCTCACCCGGGAGCTCGTGCGGCACGGTCTGGGCGACGACGACGCGCTCGTCACCCCTACCGGCTGCCTCTTCCCCTGCGACCTCGGTCCGCTCGTCGTGGTCCACCCCGACGACATCTGGTACGAGCAGGTGGACCCGGAACTCGCCGGGCGGATCGTCGACGAACACCTGCGGCGGGGACAGCCCGTCGACGGCCAGCGACCAAGGAGCCGACCATGA
- a CDS encoding pentapeptide repeat-containing protein produces the protein MPTDLPRAADLRADCARCFGLCCYVPAFAASADFALDKPAGTPCPNLADDFRCGIHDRLRERGFPGCTVFDCFGAGQQLAQVTFGGRDWRTHPELAAPVRAAFPVLRALHELLWYVTEAVALRPGEPLDGELRQVGERLAAHTRLGPDALSVVEVDALRGAVNPVLSQVSTRVRARGGGPGRDHRGADLVGADLRRVDLRAANLRGAYLISADLRGVDLHLADLTGADLRGADLRGADLAGSIFLTRAQLDAARGDTRTAVPASLGRPAHWSPTPVTIGRRPHDGRRGDPSRRRGRRG, from the coding sequence GTGCCCACCGACCTGCCACGTGCGGCGGACCTGCGGGCGGACTGCGCGCGGTGCTTTGGCCTCTGCTGCTACGTACCCGCGTTCGCCGCGTCCGCCGACTTCGCCCTCGACAAGCCCGCCGGTACCCCCTGCCCGAACCTGGCCGACGACTTCCGCTGCGGCATCCACGACCGGCTGCGGGAGCGGGGCTTCCCCGGCTGCACGGTCTTCGACTGCTTCGGCGCGGGACAGCAGCTCGCCCAGGTCACCTTCGGCGGGCGGGACTGGCGTACCCATCCCGAGCTGGCCGCCCCGGTGCGGGCCGCCTTCCCGGTCCTGCGTGCCCTGCACGAGCTGCTCTGGTACGTCACCGAGGCGGTCGCCCTGCGTCCCGGCGAGCCGCTCGACGGTGAGCTGCGGCAGGTGGGGGAGCGGCTGGCCGCCCACACCCGGCTCGGCCCGGACGCGCTGAGCGTGGTCGAGGTGGACGCCCTGCGCGGCGCGGTCAATCCGGTGCTGTCCCAGGTCAGCACACGGGTGCGCGCCCGGGGTGGCGGACCGGGCCGGGACCACCGGGGCGCGGACCTGGTCGGGGCGGACCTGCGCCGGGTCGACCTGCGGGCGGCCAACCTCCGGGGGGCGTACCTCATCAGCGCGGACCTGCGGGGCGTGGACCTGCACCTGGCCGATCTGACCGGTGCCGACCTGCGCGGCGCCGACCTGCGCGGTGCCGACCTGGCCGGCAGCATCTTCCTTACCCGTGCCCAGCTCGACGCCGCCCGGGGGGACACCCGGACGGCGGTTCCGGCGTCGCTCGGCCGTCCGGCGCACTGGTCGCCGACCCCGGTCACCATCGGCCGGCGACCCCACGACGGACGGCGCGGCGACCCGTCGCGCCGGCGGGGCCGGCGCGGCTGA